In one Paraburkholderia azotifigens genomic region, the following are encoded:
- a CDS encoding response regulator has product MQTEIVANLLLVDDDAENLASLQLALESDGHHVSIAGDASRAMEMLMSEPIELVVTDYEMPGMNGAEFCRQVRAQPAHRDLPIVMLSAGPEPVCVLRCWTLFFRKPAPFERLTAAIWAQIAGRSIP; this is encoded by the coding sequence ATGCAGACCGAAATCGTGGCAAACCTTCTTCTGGTCGACGATGATGCAGAAAACCTGGCGTCGCTGCAGCTGGCGCTCGAAAGTGACGGTCATCACGTAAGCATTGCTGGCGACGCATCGCGGGCGATGGAAATGCTGATGAGCGAACCGATTGAGCTCGTCGTAACAGACTATGAAATGCCCGGCATGAACGGTGCTGAATTCTGTCGTCAGGTGCGCGCGCAACCTGCGCATCGTGATCTGCCCATCGTGATGCTGTCCGCAGGTCCCGAACCCGTCTGCGTCCTACGTTGCTGGACGCTTTTTTTTCGCAAGCCCGCACCTTTCGAGCGTCTCACGGCAGCCATCTGGGCTCAGATTGCCGGGCGCAGTATCCCGTAG
- a CDS encoding alpha/beta hydrolase family esterase: MNNSNPFLFAQDFTLALFVRGPVDATTKFFCAMMPEHASADPEPSHCDGQCADSAAMPSLTRVPAESIWLQKTFRGKMGSRNYKVYVPTSYRREPLPMIVMLHGANQDPDDFAAGTRMNGLAEAARYIVVYPEQPQSANAARCWNWFRPGDQIRESGEAALIAELTREVMSTYNADSTRIYVAGMSAGGAMAVNLAVTYPDLYAAAGIHSGLPYGIANDAFSAMSVMNHGSTDFQFELLRKESEQRAYRPLIAFHGDQDNVVHPRNCDDLIRMNCTFAVSTQSASRQISTVATEDGIYGHTRSLSYDDEGGVVGEQWIIHGLDHAWSGGDSGGSYTDGNGPDASREMLRFFDSISLNTRGDREVSA, from the coding sequence ATGAATAATTCCAACCCGTTTCTATTCGCGCAGGATTTTACACTCGCGCTTTTTGTACGAGGCCCCGTGGACGCGACTACAAAATTCTTTTGCGCAATGATGCCAGAGCACGCTTCGGCGGATCCGGAGCCGTCTCACTGCGATGGGCAATGCGCAGATTCAGCGGCAATGCCATCGCTGACGAGGGTGCCGGCCGAGTCCATATGGCTGCAGAAGACGTTTCGGGGAAAGATGGGATCGCGAAACTACAAAGTTTATGTTCCGACATCGTACCGACGCGAACCTCTCCCGATGATCGTCATGCTTCACGGCGCCAACCAGGATCCTGACGATTTCGCCGCCGGGACGAGGATGAACGGTCTCGCCGAAGCGGCGCGATACATCGTCGTTTATCCGGAGCAACCGCAAAGCGCCAATGCCGCGAGATGCTGGAACTGGTTTCGGCCGGGCGATCAGATTCGCGAGTCGGGCGAAGCGGCGCTCATTGCCGAGCTCACTCGCGAGGTGATGTCCACGTATAACGCGGATTCCACCCGCATTTACGTGGCCGGCATGTCGGCCGGCGGCGCAATGGCAGTCAATCTTGCCGTCACTTATCCCGATCTTTACGCAGCCGCCGGGATCCACTCGGGGTTACCCTACGGGATTGCGAATGACGCATTTTCCGCCATGTCTGTCATGAATCACGGGTCAACCGATTTTCAGTTTGAATTGTTGCGGAAGGAATCGGAGCAACGCGCCTATAGACCTCTGATCGCCTTCCATGGAGATCAGGATAATGTCGTGCATCCCCGCAATTGTGACGATTTGATACGCATGAACTGCACCTTCGCAGTCTCAACACAAAGCGCGTCCCGTCAAATTTCGACGGTTGCGACAGAGGACGGGATCTATGGCCATACGCGCAGTCTTTCATACGACGACGAGGGCGGGGTCGTAGGAGAACAATGGATTATTCATGGTCTCGACCATGCATGGTCCGGCGGCGATAGTGGAGGAAGCTATACCGACGGTAACGGACCTGATGCATCTCGCGAAATGCTTCGCTTCTTCGATTCGATCAGTCTCAATACAAGGGGGGACCGGGAGGTCTCAGCCTGA
- the phaP gene encoding TIGR01841 family phasin (Members of this family are phasins (small proteins associated with inclusions such as PHA granules). Note that several different families of phasins have been named PhaP despite very little sequence similarity to each other.), which produces MFFYSPQQIAELNKASYQSFVNLTGKYMNGLQELAELNVQTIRTIIEESNNFPKDNVTENVGDLPQWQSSMLTQLPGKAASYNRHLHTIILSTGAEVARELQRQYESRGGQVNAIFMEAIEKANAASTRTAETLENTIAKSAQDMVGTTVKDAVESASSDAVSQTAKATGDFMAGGEAMLPQPNKSGNKR; this is translated from the coding sequence ATGTTCTTTTATTCGCCGCAGCAGATTGCGGAACTCAATAAAGCCAGTTATCAGTCATTCGTCAATCTGACCGGAAAATACATGAACGGACTTCAGGAGCTCGCGGAACTGAACGTTCAAACAATCAGGACAATCATTGAAGAGAGCAACAATTTTCCGAAGGACAATGTCACTGAAAACGTCGGCGATCTTCCGCAATGGCAATCAAGCATGCTGACCCAGCTTCCCGGGAAAGCGGCTTCCTATAATCGCCATCTACACACCATCATTCTGTCGACAGGCGCTGAAGTCGCGCGCGAGCTCCAACGCCAGTACGAAAGTCGTGGTGGACAGGTCAACGCGATTTTCATGGAGGCGATAGAAAAGGCGAACGCGGCGTCGACAAGAACGGCTGAAACCCTGGAGAACACTATTGCAAAGTCAGCGCAGGACATGGTAGGCACCACCGTTAAAGACGCAGTAGAAAGCGCTTCATCGGATGCCGTTTCGCAAACAGCGAAGGCGACGGGCGACTTCATGGCCGGGGGCGAAGCGATGCTGCCCCAGCCCAATAAATCCGGCAACAAGCGCTAA
- a CDS encoding ferritin-like domain-containing protein: MPTKTLKDLFIHSLSDIYSAEKQMTKSLPKMARASSSPDLRAAFEKHLEETLGQVQRIDQIVETSGIKLKRVKCVAMEGLVEEGQEQIDEIDKGPVLDTALIAAAQKVEHYEIASYGSLIALGKQLGEAEAVKLLAETLKEEKATDEALSLLAEEKVAAEAMGK, from the coding sequence ATGCCTACGAAGACCCTGAAGGATCTGTTTATCCATTCGCTATCGGATATCTATAGCGCCGAGAAACAGATGACGAAGTCTCTGCCCAAGATGGCACGCGCGTCGAGCAGCCCGGATCTCAGGGCCGCATTTGAGAAACACCTCGAAGAGACGCTGGGGCAGGTTCAACGGATCGATCAGATCGTCGAGACGAGTGGAATCAAGCTCAAGCGCGTCAAGTGCGTCGCGATGGAAGGTCTTGTCGAGGAAGGGCAGGAGCAAATAGACGAGATCGACAAAGGCCCTGTCCTCGATACCGCGCTTATCGCCGCCGCTCAAAAGGTTGAGCACTATGAAATCGCCTCCTACGGTTCGCTGATCGCACTGGGCAAGCAGCTGGGAGAAGCAGAGGCGGTGAAGCTGCTGGCTGAAACGTTGAAGGAAGAGAAGGCGACGGACGAGGCGCTTTCGTTGCTGGCAGAAGAGAAGGTGGCAGCAGAAGCAATGGGCAAGTAA
- a CDS encoding alpha/beta fold hydrolase encodes MPTSFSKAGLSRGTFGAVAATAVAGAATALWVSHRARKAERDNPPVGRFIEVDGIRLHLIDKGNGPAVVLLHGNTVQLQDFIACGLIDRLAEHHRVIAFDRPGFGHSERPRDRLWTAQAQAAVIQQALMQLDVTRSVVVGHSWGTLVALGLATGSPADVRGLVLISGYYYPSARMDVALAAPAALPLLGDALRYTVSPLTGRVMLRRSVEAMFAPAPMPDRFFDVVPREMLLRPVQIRAAAEDAAFMIPSTAHLHAHYAALKMPVSIFAGEGDKIVAPEAQSVRLHRDLPHSDLTVLPGAGHMVHYALADEITNAIDRMSAGPHTKHLESCMSVDDVPLTIAD; translated from the coding sequence ATGCCCACTTCTTTCAGTAAAGCCGGTTTATCTCGCGGCACATTCGGAGCGGTCGCAGCCACGGCGGTCGCAGGTGCAGCCACCGCGCTGTGGGTTTCGCATCGGGCACGAAAAGCCGAGCGCGATAATCCACCCGTAGGCCGCTTTATCGAAGTGGACGGTATTCGACTCCACCTTATCGACAAAGGGAACGGGCCAGCTGTCGTGTTGCTGCACGGGAACACCGTCCAGTTACAGGATTTCATCGCCTGCGGCTTGATTGACCGATTGGCCGAACATCACCGGGTGATCGCATTCGACCGCCCGGGATTCGGACACAGCGAGCGTCCGCGAGATCGCCTCTGGACCGCACAAGCCCAGGCTGCCGTCATACAGCAAGCGCTCATGCAGCTCGATGTGACGCGATCGGTCGTGGTGGGACACTCGTGGGGCACACTGGTCGCACTCGGCCTTGCAACGGGATCTCCGGCGGATGTCAGGGGCCTCGTGTTGATTTCGGGCTATTACTATCCTTCGGCCCGCATGGATGTCGCGTTGGCGGCACCGGCAGCGCTTCCGCTGTTGGGCGACGCGTTGCGTTACACGGTTTCGCCGCTAACCGGTCGTGTCATGCTACGACGCAGCGTGGAGGCGATGTTCGCGCCTGCGCCGATGCCCGACAGGTTTTTCGATGTCGTGCCCCGTGAAATGTTGTTACGTCCCGTACAGATCAGGGCAGCGGCAGAAGACGCCGCGTTCATGATCCCGTCCACAGCACATCTTCACGCGCATTACGCCGCACTGAAAATGCCCGTGAGTATCTTTGCCGGCGAAGGCGACAAAATCGTCGCCCCCGAAGCGCAGTCTGTCCGGCTGCATCGAGATCTGCCACACAGCGACCTGACAGTGCTGCCCGGAGCGGGGCATATGGTCCATTACGCGCTGGCTGATGAAATCACCAATGCGATTGATCGTATGAGCGCCGGTCCACATACGAAACATCTTGAATCCTGCATGTCCGTGGACGACGTTCCACTGACGATTGCCGATTAA
- a CDS encoding YrzE family protein, with translation MKLLITQTGLPRVSWGSVITGVILSLIVYLVLTVLGTAIGMTAFAPLSRYNPLDGYGFSSGAYLIIMTAIAVFTGSYFAGRCAPVLGWLHGLLAWAVMILLVIYGATSLFGTAVSAAGNVASTGATAGATMDRSGTGNTMASALTQRVQGAIASATAEASSPQAQADVRQTADTAARNVARASWFSFAALIVGAIIAIVSGHAGFRHQPPFEEAAGVSTDNVPLRRDPTGGTLSGRAVR, from the coding sequence ATGAAACTGCTTATTACCCAAACCGGACTACCCCGCGTGTCATGGGGCTCCGTGATCACCGGCGTCATTCTCTCTCTGATCGTATATCTCGTTCTGACCGTGCTAGGCACGGCAATCGGCATGACAGCGTTCGCACCGCTGTCGCGCTACAACCCGCTGGATGGGTATGGCTTCAGTTCCGGCGCGTATCTCATCATCATGACTGCCATCGCGGTTTTTACAGGCTCGTATTTCGCGGGTCGTTGCGCACCCGTTCTTGGCTGGCTCCATGGCCTGCTAGCGTGGGCGGTGATGATTCTGCTGGTTATCTATGGAGCAACGTCGCTGTTCGGCACCGCCGTGAGCGCCGCCGGAAACGTAGCGTCGACGGGCGCAACCGCCGGCGCAACAATGGATCGGTCTGGCACCGGTAATACGATGGCGAGCGCGTTGACCCAGCGGGTCCAGGGCGCAATCGCTTCCGCTACTGCCGAAGCATCGAGTCCGCAAGCACAAGCCGACGTGCGTCAGACGGCCGATACGGCAGCACGCAATGTAGCGCGCGCTTCGTGGTTCTCATTCGCGGCACTGATCGTCGGCGCGATCATAGCGATCGTTTCCGGCCATGCGGGCTTCAGGCATCAACCGCCGTTCGAGGAAGCAGCTGGTGTTTCGACCGACAACGTTCCGCTACGCCGCGACCCGACGGGTGGAACACTTTCAGGCCGCGCCGTTCGTTGA
- a CDS encoding manganese catalase family protein has protein sequence MFVHNKRLQYTVRVAAPNPGLANLLLEQFGGPQGELGAACRYFTQAVGEDDPGRKDLLFDIATEELSHLEIVGSIIAMLNKGAKGQLAEAVESEAELYRAMTGGGNDSHITSLLYGGGPALTNSAGVPWTAAYVDTIGEPTADLRSNIAAEARAKIVYERLINVTEDPGIKETLGFLMTREIAHQKSFEKALHSIQPNFPQGKLPGVPEFTSVYYNMSSGDASPRGPWNEGADWEFVETPEPAVDGGDGLATVNVTADEAEVLRAMASRTASDTKADPMTGADLGVGEAVK, from the coding sequence ATGTTTGTACATAACAAACGCCTTCAGTACACGGTGCGTGTTGCCGCACCTAATCCCGGCCTCGCCAATCTGCTCCTCGAGCAGTTCGGCGGACCACAGGGTGAACTGGGTGCAGCCTGCAGGTATTTCACCCAGGCGGTGGGCGAAGACGACCCGGGCCGGAAGGACCTGCTATTTGACATTGCGACCGAAGAGCTCAGTCACCTGGAAATCGTGGGCTCGATTATCGCGATGCTCAACAAGGGAGCGAAGGGTCAACTGGCTGAAGCGGTGGAGAGTGAAGCCGAGCTTTATCGCGCAATGACGGGCGGCGGCAACGATTCTCACATTACGTCGCTGCTCTATGGCGGTGGGCCTGCACTGACCAATTCTGCCGGTGTCCCCTGGACAGCGGCATACGTCGACACCATTGGCGAACCGACCGCAGACCTGCGCTCAAACATTGCAGCCGAAGCACGAGCGAAAATCGTGTACGAAAGACTGATCAACGTAACGGAAGATCCCGGCATCAAAGAAACGCTGGGCTTTTTGATGACGCGGGAAATTGCCCATCAGAAGTCATTTGAGAAGGCGCTGCACTCCATCCAGCCGAACTTTCCGCAAGGGAAGCTTCCCGGCGTGCCGGAGTTCACCAGTGTCTACTACAACATGTCCAGCGGCGACGCATCTCCGCGCGGTCCGTGGAATGAGGGCGCCGACTGGGAATTCGTGGAGACACCAGAGCCTGCGGTTGATGGTGGCGACGGGTTGGCAACTGTCAACGTAACGGCCGACGAGGCCGAAGTTTTACGCGCCATGGCTTCACGCACCGCGTCCGATACGAAGGCAGACCCGATGACGGGTGCAGATCTCGGTGTTGGAGAGGCTGTCAAATGA
- a CDS encoding sensor histidine kinase, whose protein sequence is MRLADFVLDNMDAILSRWEEFARTLLPAAADMRTLALRDHAQQILEAVAKDLSTRQSREDQFEKSTGQAPVLAGVAETAAQTHALLRARSGFDINQLVAEYRALRASVLRLWMDECAPDSHHVDDMVRFNEAIDQAVGESVRFFTMRVDLSRNLFLGMLGHDMRSPLQAIQMTSSYLAALNAGENVSGAASRLIRSGDRMQALLDDMVDFNRTRLGLGMNIAPMHVDLAQLFADELEQLRSVHPGRQVDLDVTGDCSGVWDGHRLQQLLGNLVLNAIKYGAQDTPIHVTVRGESAEVVMEVINAGAAIEQSTLDCIFDPLQRGLDQPENTDSSIGLGLYIARQIARAHGGEIDARSNRAETVFCVRLPRDKQG, encoded by the coding sequence ATGCGATTAGCCGACTTCGTGCTTGACAACATGGATGCCATCCTGTCGCGATGGGAGGAGTTCGCGCGCACGCTGTTGCCGGCTGCGGCAGACATGAGGACGCTGGCCTTGCGGGACCATGCGCAGCAGATTCTGGAGGCGGTGGCAAAAGATCTGTCCACTCGGCAGAGCCGGGAAGACCAGTTTGAAAAGTCCACCGGGCAGGCGCCCGTACTGGCCGGTGTTGCAGAGACCGCCGCCCAGACGCACGCGCTTCTGCGCGCGCGAAGCGGGTTCGACATCAACCAGCTGGTTGCCGAATACCGCGCCTTGCGCGCGAGCGTACTCCGACTGTGGATGGACGAATGCGCGCCAGACAGTCATCACGTGGACGACATGGTTCGTTTCAACGAGGCCATTGATCAGGCGGTCGGTGAGTCCGTACGGTTTTTCACCATGCGAGTAGACCTGTCCCGAAATCTCTTCCTTGGAATGCTGGGGCACGACATGCGCAGCCCACTCCAGGCCATCCAGATGACATCGTCGTATCTGGCGGCGCTGAACGCCGGCGAGAATGTGAGCGGGGCTGCGTCCCGCCTGATCCGAAGCGGTGATCGCATGCAGGCCCTGCTGGACGATATGGTTGATTTCAACCGGACCAGACTGGGTTTGGGGATGAATATCGCGCCGATGCATGTCGACCTGGCCCAGTTGTTTGCCGACGAACTGGAACAGTTGCGATCAGTGCATCCGGGTCGTCAGGTTGATCTGGATGTGACCGGGGACTGCTCGGGTGTCTGGGATGGCCACCGGCTACAGCAGTTGCTTGGCAATCTTGTCCTGAATGCGATCAAGTACGGAGCGCAGGACACCCCCATACATGTGACAGTAAGAGGCGAAAGCGCCGAAGTGGTCATGGAAGTAATAAATGCTGGCGCCGCCATTGAGCAGTCGACCCTCGACTGTATCTTTGACCCGCTGCAACGCGGCCTGGACCAGCCAGAGAATACCGACAGCAGTATAGGGCTGGGACTGTACATAGCGCGGCAGATTGCAAGGGCGCATGGGGGCGAGATCGACGCGCGCTCCAACCGCGCAGAAACGGTGTTCTGTGTAAGGCTGCCGCGAGACAAACAGGGTTGA
- a CDS encoding phasin family protein, whose protein sequence is MNTTTAVEQSANFGLRTLPGLFGLQNEAFERLQKLTHLNLAAFKTMMEEGQSALSPQKSGLPPVAGAVGLSQRFTEHAVSYSTHVREIDSQFMTAIARAGEDLRNQYTAMWIKAATSFGQKTAPFRSDAGSTAMQSAFGGMMRAQRMMQETIGRAAGTQMPGTPVTDIA, encoded by the coding sequence ATGAATACCACCACTGCTGTTGAGCAATCCGCCAACTTTGGCCTGCGTACTTTGCCGGGACTTTTCGGCTTGCAGAATGAAGCCTTTGAGCGACTGCAAAAACTGACTCACCTCAATCTCGCAGCATTCAAGACGATGATGGAAGAAGGGCAATCCGCTCTGTCGCCGCAGAAGTCAGGACTACCGCCTGTCGCCGGTGCGGTCGGCCTGTCGCAGCGATTTACAGAGCATGCCGTGTCGTATTCCACGCACGTCCGCGAGATCGATTCGCAGTTCATGACCGCAATTGCGCGCGCGGGCGAGGATCTGCGTAACCAGTACACCGCCATGTGGATAAAGGCTGCCACCAGCTTTGGCCAGAAGACCGCCCCTTTTCGGTCGGACGCTGGCTCTACGGCGATGCAGTCTGCGTTCGGCGGGATGATGCGAGCCCAACGGATGATGCAAGAAACCATCGGTCGGGCGGCGGGTACCCAGATGCCCGGCACACCAGTAACTGACATCGCGTAA
- a CDS encoding DesA family fatty acid desaturase — protein MFTSSLTFFSHGLLLLTWGQILLTTLLLTHITIVSVTVYLHRCQAHRALELHLVASHFFRFWLWMTTGMHTGTWAAVHRKHHARCETDEDPHSPQVRGVWTVLLGGAELYRAEAKNEETLRKFGHGTPNDWIERNVYSKYPNLGISLLMVIDVALFGIVGVSVWAVQMIWIPFWAGGVVNGVGHFLGYRNFSSPDASTNVVPLGILIGGEEFHNNHHTYATSARFSNKWFEFDIGWMYICILSALGMAKVKKVAPRPHLVKSKTVLDDETVQAILRNRYEVMARYARTAECAYRQELGQTRNIGLCKRFLLKRRVRKWFGGACSGAYIQQRQQWFAEMYDGSQTLRIYLDLQDGLLVIWERSNRSREQLRSQLQEWCRRAEHSGINPLKEFSVRLRQYT, from the coding sequence TTGTTTACTTCCTCATTGACGTTTTTCTCACACGGCCTGCTTTTGCTGACGTGGGGGCAAATCCTGCTCACCACTCTGCTGCTGACGCACATCACGATCGTTAGCGTGACGGTCTACCTGCACCGTTGCCAGGCACACCGGGCGCTCGAGCTGCATCTCGTTGCCAGTCATTTCTTCCGTTTCTGGTTGTGGATGACAACGGGCATGCACACGGGAACGTGGGCTGCCGTTCACCGCAAGCACCACGCGAGGTGTGAGACCGACGAGGATCCGCACAGCCCTCAAGTCCGTGGCGTCTGGACAGTATTGCTGGGCGGCGCGGAACTGTACCGCGCTGAAGCGAAGAACGAAGAAACGCTACGGAAATTCGGCCACGGCACGCCGAACGACTGGATCGAGCGCAACGTCTATTCGAAGTATCCGAACCTCGGTATCAGTTTGCTCATGGTGATCGACGTAGCGCTGTTCGGTATCGTCGGTGTCTCGGTCTGGGCCGTCCAGATGATCTGGATTCCATTCTGGGCAGGCGGTGTGGTCAACGGCGTTGGACATTTTCTGGGCTACCGCAACTTCTCTTCGCCCGATGCGAGTACGAATGTCGTGCCGCTCGGCATCCTGATAGGCGGCGAGGAATTTCACAACAACCACCACACTTATGCAACATCCGCCAGGTTCTCGAATAAATGGTTCGAGTTCGATATCGGATGGATGTACATCTGCATTCTTTCTGCGCTGGGAATGGCAAAGGTGAAGAAGGTTGCGCCGAGGCCGCACCTGGTGAAGAGCAAGACGGTGCTCGATGACGAGACGGTTCAAGCCATTCTCCGCAACCGTTATGAGGTGATGGCGCGTTATGCCAGAACGGCTGAATGCGCGTATCGGCAGGAGCTTGGTCAAACGAGAAACATCGGTCTTTGCAAACGATTTCTGCTCAAACGCAGGGTGAGAAAATGGTTTGGCGGCGCTTGCTCCGGCGCCTATATCCAGCAACGTCAGCAGTGGTTTGCGGAAATGTACGACGGTAGCCAGACGCTGCGTATCTATCTGGACCTGCAAGACGGCCTGTTGGTGATCTGGGAACGGTCGAACAGGTCGCGCGAGCAGTTGCGGTCACAACTTCAGGAATGGTGTCGTCGAGCCGAGCACAGCGGTATCAATCCGCTCAAAGAGTTCTCGGTGCGCCTGCGTCAGTACACCTGA